From Leishmania braziliensis MHOM/BR/75/M2904 complete genome, chromosome 22, a single genomic window includes:
- a CDS encoding 3'a2rel-related protein — RRPRGSSSFSSAGGSAVVLVDDSVAIAAPPLSLAAPAPDNLGTRRSPTKRLALLGLIALAVPAIIIALIVWCICRRTRYRHRMKELRLNGTRCPGEVDDVDMGNAVMGGDWLSLDAVATGRTRIGANRSCFLISAPSTAAGICVDGIFDPIGQQAVEARQRKRARRVAVAAAEAAGSPTNRVGNSSSGGLADSFGDVSGAVESEMWSSDEEGRANVYSLSGGTGGDVGGAGGSAPIYATSLVLPGAGATGAGASLGAGPSLHGGATASSAITVVPPLARNSQYFNDTARVLLGRYRAKNESGGQQMPPLALPDGGGAATQSLQPAAGTEVGSSNAVLSKSYSAFEQILSSTVAPLQVGREFHQRGDSADSVERPKGLAAPVPRDGDRAERHAENEDIEGEEEEHAFQDVEGLGNEYKDEEYEDDDDGSPQGHSSGSYVPGAQSATRPAPRRSLR; from the coding sequence CGACGACCGCGAGGATCGTCGTCATTCTCCTCGGCCGGCGGGAGCGCTGTTGTCTTGGTCGATGACAGCGTCGCGatagcagcaccgcctctctcgttGGCAGCTCCCGCTCCAGACAACCTCGGCACGCGCCGCTCACCTACCAAgcgcctcgctctcctcggCCTCATCGCCCTCGCGGTACCTGCTATTATCATCGCCCTTATAGTGTGGTGCATTTGCCGCCGCACGCGCTACAGGCACAGGatgaaggagctgcgcctTAACGGTACTCGTTGCCCCGGAGAAGTGGATGACGTGGACATGGGCAACGCCGTCATGGGCGGCGATTGGCTGAGCCTCGACGCTGTCGCGACAGGCAGAACTAGGATCGGCGCAAACCGCTCGTGCTTCTTAATTTCGGCGCCGTCGACGGCTGCGGGCATCTGCGTGGACGGCATCTTTGATCCGATCGGACAGCAGGCTGTagaggcgcggcagcgcaagcGTGCGCGGCGCGTAGCTGTGGCTGCCGCCGAAGCCGCCGGCAGCCCGACGAACCGTGTcgggaacagcagcagcggcggccttgCGGACTCGTTCGGTGATGTCTCCGGCGCTGTAGAGTCGGAGATGTGGTCCAGCGATGAAGAGGGCCGTGCCAATGTCTATTCACTGAGCGgaggcaccggcggcgacgTTGGCGGTGCGGGGGGTTCTGCCCCAATATATGCAACGTCCCTCGTTCTGCCGGGAGCTGGGGCCACGGGTGCCGGCGCTTCGTTGGGAGCTGGTCCGTCCCTCCACGGTGGTGCTACCGCCAGTTCCGCGATAACAGTCGTGCCACCACTGGCTCGCAACTCGCAGTACTTCAACGACacggcgcgtgtgctgctggGTCGCTACAGGGCAAAGAACGAGAGTGGTGGGCAGCAGATGCCGCCGTTAGCGTTACCAgacggcggaggagctgcgacgCAGAGCCTACAACCAGCCGCGGGCACCGAGGTCGGCAGTAGCAACGCCGTGTTGAGCAAGTCCTACTCGGCCTTTGAGCAGATTCTCTCGTCCACCGTGGCCCCGCTGCAGGTAGGCCGTGAGTTCCACCAGCGCGGTGACAGCGCGGACAGCGTTGAGAGGCCGAAAGGTCTCGCGGCGCCTGTACCACGGGACGGGGACCGTGCTGAGCGGCACGCTGAGAACGAAGACATCGaaggtgaggaagaggagcacgcCTTCCAGGATGTCGAAGGGCTCGGTAACGAATACAAGGACGAGGAGTacgaggacgatgacgacgggTCGCCGCAaggccacagcagcggctcgtACGTCCCAGGCGCCCAGTCCGCCACACGCCCTGCACCGCGTCGGTCCCTTCGCTAA